In the genome of Mercurialis annua linkage group LG8, ddMerAnnu1.2, whole genome shotgun sequence, the window AGGATGGTTCACAGATTCAAATTCTTACGGACGGAAGAATACGAAGACGAAAGCGTGCAAATGCACTTTCACGATTATGGTGCGGCTGTTTCTAGCCGCATGGATGGTTGTTGCAAAATCTGAGATTACGAGTATGCACAACCATGACTTAGTTGTGTATCCTGAGGGACATCGTCAGACGATTGGACTGAGCCTCACGTCCAAACAGATTGTGCGGGATATGAGTACGGCATAAGCTAAGCCGTGTGCTATTTGGGCGGCCCTGCAGGAGAAAAATCCATATGACTACCTTACCAGAAGACAGGTGTACAACTACAGAGATAACCTGAGGTGGTCTGGTTTTAAGGGTAGGGACGTGGTGGGCCAGTTTTATCAT includes:
- the LOC126661846 gene encoding uncharacterized protein LOC126661846 yields the protein MEERHDGLSFINGGEEGHLLSLVADGVEAIGDSNSYGRKNTKTKACKCTFTIMVRLFLAAWMVVAKSEITSMHNHDLVVYPEGHRQTIGLSLTSKQIEKNPYDYLTRRQVYNYRDNLRWSGFKGRDVVGQFYHMALEGHYVHWTLADPETSALTHIFMAHPYSVRLLQDYRWVIGMDSAYKINK